The sequence TCACTTTCATTAAATACCACAATATCAGTCACTTCAGGACTTCCCTGGGTCAAAGTGCCTGTTTTATCAAAGATAACCGTGTTTATTTGTTCTGATACCTCCAGGGATTCTCCTTCCTTAATTAAAATTCCCAATTCGGCTCCTCTTCCAATTCCCACCGTGACTGCCGTGGGAGTGGCCAGTCCTAAAGCACAGGGGCAGGCCACCACCAGAATAGAAATTAATACTGTAAGGCCAAAGAGTAAGGTAGAGCCCATTAAGAAGTACCACACTACAAATGACACTATGGCTACTGTAAGTACAGTAGGAATAAAATAAGTCACTGCTTTATCAGCAATCCTCTGAACCGGTGGTTTTGAACCTTGAGCCTGATCTACCAGACTTATGATCTGGGATAAAACTGTATCTTTACCTATCCTAGTAGTTTTGAATTTTAAAACACCATTTTTATTAAGGGTTCCTCCTACCACTTCTTTTCCTTTATTTTTGAAGACAGGGATCGGTTCACCAGTGATCATTGATTCATCCACGTAGCTTTCACCATCAAAAACCTTACCATCCGCTGGTATCTTTTCACCAGGTTTTACCAGGATTAAATCACCTAACTGGATATCCTGGATTGGAACTTCCCTTTCTTCACCATCCTGAATCAAAATAGCATTCTGGGGCTGCAGGCCAATTAATTTTTTTATGGCCGTAGAAGTCCTACCCTTGGCCCGGGCTTCCAGATACCTTCCCAGAGTTAAAAAGGCCGCCAGCATTAAAGCAGTCTCATAGAACATAAATTCCGGAGTTAGTATTATATTGAAAGTGCCCAGTAAACTGGAAACAAAAGCCACCCCAATACCCAGCGAATACATCACATCCATGTCCAGGGTTCGGTTTTGCAGTGCCCGGGAAGCCGCAGAGAAAATAGGGTAACTTACATAGATAAAGGGAATAATAGAAACTACCAGCATGAAATAAGGCATGTAAAAAGGTGCAGGAATCCCTAAAAGCATCATGGCCATTAAAGGGAGAGATACTCCAAAACCTACAATAATCCGGTACTTTTTAGATCTCAAATCTTTCTGGCGTATTTCTTCCTCCAATTCCTGACTTTCTTCCCCTTCTAAACCCAGAAATTGATATCCTAAATCTTCAATAGCATTTTTCATGTCCTCAATAGAAACCTGGTCATTTTTATAAGTCACATAGGCCTTTTCAGCACCCAGATTGACCGTTACTTCACTTATTCCATCGAGTTTAGTTAATACATCTTCAATGGCCTTAACACAGATGGCACAAGTCATTCCGCCTATTTTTAGAACGGCCTTGTCCTTTAGTACCACATAACCTGCATCTTCCACCGCTTTTTCCATCTGCCCCACACCCAGCTTTTCCGGGTCGTATTCTATGGTGGCTTTTTCCGTGGCCAGATTCACTTGAGCTTCCTGTACTCCTTCCAAATTATCCAAAGATTTTTCAATTTTAATGGCACAGGACGCACATCCCATTCCAGATATTTTAATATCAGTCTTCTTTTTGGGTTTTTCTGGCATTTTTAGTCTCCACAAGATTTGAACATGAATTAAATCATTCAAATTATAATTTAGTTAATATATGTAAATTATTTTTTATCAATAAGCTCACCATATTACTCATATGCTTCAGTATTACCATAATATACACCCATAATGAGTTTACAGCATAAGCTCGCGAATATGAATATAATAATATTCATAGTATTTGTTATCCATTAAACATCCATTTTAAATGTTTTTCGAAACTAATTATTCATTTCTCTATCTTCAAAAACCTCGAATTAAAAGCCACTATAATAGTACTAAGTGACATTAATATAACTCCTGCTGCAGGGGTTAAAAGAATTCCGAAACTATAGAGAACTCCAGCTGCAATGGGAATTGCAAAAATGTTATATCCTGCTCCCCATGCTAGATTTTCGAACATTTTTTTGTAGGTTGATTTAGCAAGCTTTATTATGTAAACCGCATCAAGAGGATTGCTTCTTACCAGAACAACATCACCAGCTTCAATAGCTACATCAGTGCCTGCCCCGATGGCAATACCCACATCAGCTTGTACAAGTGCCGGAGCATCATTAATACCATCTCCAGTCATAGCAACTATTAAACCTTCAGATTGGATTTCTCGTACTTTTTCAGCCTTTTCTTGAGGTAATACCTCAGCATAATATTTATCAAGCCCTATTTCTTTGGATACCCATTCTGCAACCTCTTTTCTATCCCCAGTGATCATTATGCACTGGATTCCCATACCTTTGAATTTTTTTATGGCTTCTCTGGACTCTTCCCGTATAATATCTGCTAGTGCAATTGCACCTTTAAGTTCTCCTTCAATAAGTAAAAAAACAATTGTTTTTCCCTCAGATAAGAGATTATCTACCTTTTCATTAGAAATATTTATTTTAAGTTCCTTTAAATATCCCGGACTTACTACCTCAACATTTTTTGTATTGATTTTACCCTGAATACCCTTTCCCGGGATTGATTTAAAGTCCTCAACATCAAAAGTTTCTTTTGAGGAGTTAACAACTCCTTTGGCAATTGGATGCTCGGAATAAGATTCAAGAGATGCAGCATATTTTAAAATATCATTTTCACCATATACGCTGCTTAAAGGGACAATATCAGTCACACCAAACTTTCCTTCAGTTAGGGTACCTGTTTTATCAAATATGACGGCGTCAATAGCTCGTGATCTTTCAAAAGACGCACGATTTCTTATTAAAAGTCCATTTCGTGCGGATAAAGATGTTGAGACTGCAACAACCAGAGGTACTGCAAGACCCAGTGCATGAGGGCAAGCAATAACCATTACTGTAACCGCTCTCTCAAGAGCAAATTCAAATCCAAAATTTGAAACTCCCAGCCATACTAAGAGCGTTATAAATCCGCCAGATAATGCTATTATTGTAAGCCCTGTTGCAAAACGGTCTGCCAAGTTTTGTGTCTTTGATTTGCTGGCTTGTGCTTCCTCAACCAGAGTTATGACTTTTGAAAGGAAGGAATCCTTTCCTGTTTTTTTAATTTCCACCGTAATGGATCCCTCTCCATTAATGGATCCACCTATGACTTCTGCACCAATTTCCTTAAATAACGGTTCTGATTCACCAGTAAGCATCGATTCGTCAATAGAAGTGCTTCCCATTATAATTTCGCCATCTACAGGGACTTTTTCCCCAGGTTTAATGACTACTTGGTCTCCTACAACCAGTTCATTTAAAGGGATGTCTATTATACTTCCATCAGGTATTATTTTATGGGCGCTTGATGGCATGAGTTTTACAAGTTCTTCAAGTGCTCTGGAAGCTCCCATCACTGATCTCATCTCCAACCAGTGCCCTATAAGCATAATGTCAATTAATGTTGCAAGTTCCCAGAAAAATACTTCACCCATAAGGCCAAAAACCACCGCACTGCTGTAAAGATAGGCACTGGTAATAGCAACCGAAATTAGCATATCCATTCCAGGTGCTCTGGATTTAATTTCATTAAAAAATCCTTTAAAAAATGGGTAACCACCATAAAAATAAACTATCGATGATAAGACAAAAAGAAGGTATAAATCTCCCGTGAATCGTATCGAGTCACCTAAACCAACTAATCCTTGGATAGTAGGTGATAAAATAAGAATAGGAATACTTATAATCAATGAAATCCAGAATCGTTTTTTTAAATCCTCTATCATACTAGAATGGATGTGTTCTCCTTCCATCCTATGTTTTTCATTTAGTTGCCCTTTGCATACAACACATTTACCGTTTTCACCTTCTTCATGCGCCCCATGTTCCATTTCATGTTCATCGCTGTGATTCAATTTTTATCCCACCCCAAGATTAAGATTATTTACTAATGATTTATTTTAACATTTTAGATACAAATAGTGCCAAAAACAGTCATGAACTTGTCAATTATCTCAACATTACTAAAAACTGCTTTTAAAAGTATATTTGGTAATAAAACGTTTATATTATCCGTTGTTTCTTCTAAGTGTATCATTATTAAAGAAATTAAGTGCATTAAGATATTCTGAAGTTTTCCAAAATCAACAATATAAAACTCTCCACCCCACTTAAGCACCCTGAAAACTTTTCTAAAAGCACTAACTCCATTTAACTCCAGAAACTTATAACTTGTACCCCTGTGTACTTCTTATAATCTTTTTAATTACAGCTCAGAGCCATCATTTGTAATTATTCTGGCTTTCTATCGCAAATATTCCATCTACTAAAGTCTCAAAATACGATGGGTAGAATTAATTTCAGTTTTTTTGTGGGTTTTTCAGCCATTTTTATTCACCAAATGATTGTGAGTAAAAATATAAACTATATAATTAATTATGTGGCCTTTGCATTAAATTGTTTTTTATCAATACATCAAAATTTGGAAATTAAAAAGAAAGAAATATGTAGTAATTAGCGAATAATATTAGTATCAAATAAAAGGAGGTGAAAATGTGGTAAACGCGATACTTGCAGCAATTGCATCTTTTATAATTCCGGGATTAGGTCAATTATTAGCTGGAGATGCTAAAAAAGGAATAATCTTCTTTGTAGTAGCAGTGATTCTAGGGATCCTAGTCACATCCATTAGTAGTTTTATAGGTATTTTATCATTAGTATTTGCTATATACGCAGCTTACGATGCTTATCAAATGGCATCAGTATAGTTAATTAGTAAAATATTGATATTTCTAATATACTTTGAACCTAAGAAGAAATATTTTCTCCTTTTTTTATTTTTTTATAAAAAAATTATAAATTATTAATTTAAAATATTTTTAAAGGTCTTACCATCTTTTATTACCATTAAAATATTTTTATTATCAGCTAAAGAAGCAATATGGTCCAGTGGATCCTTTTTTAGCACCACAATATCTGCTAGTTTTCCCTTCTCTAGAGTTCCCACTTTATCCTGCCACCCCATACATTCCGCCGCTTTTTTAGTACCGGCCTGAATAGCTTCCATAGGTTCCATACCCATATCGCATAAATAATCTAATTCTAAGAGATTAATTCCATGTTCAACCACACCACAGTCTGTTCCAGCGACCATTTTAACTCCTAGCTCATAGGCCATTTGCATGTTTTCTTTATGGACTTTAGCTATTTCAATAGCTCCCTTACGGCTGTATTCGGGAAGTTCACCAGCTAAGGCTTTTTTGAGATTTAAGTTAATGACCACAAAAGTAGGTACTAAATAAGTGCCGGCCTGGGCCATCATTTGACAGGCTTCTTTATCAGCGTAAGTTCCGTGTTCAATGGAATAAATTCCAGCCTTAACTGCATTTTTTATACCTTCTGAACCATGGGCATGGGCCATTACTTTTATTCCTCCCCTGAATTTTGCCTCTTCTACTACAACCTTCAATTCATCCACGGTGAATTGGGTGAATTCTGGCCGGTCATTGGCACTCATAACACCCCCAGTTACCATGACCTTTAGAACATCCGCTCCAGCTCTTAAAACCTCTCTTGATCTTTTTCTTACCTCATCTGGGCCGTCACAAATGCTCTCTGGATGTCCAGGATAGGAAATTTTCATGTCAAATCCTGAATTTAAATTAAAATCAAAGTGGCCCCCACTAATAGATAATGGCATTACACTAATTTGCATACGGGGCGCGGGAAATAATCCTTGCTCACTGGCCATTTTTACTCCAATATCTGCCAATCCAGCATCCCTAACACTGGTTACACCGGCTTCCAGAGTCAATTTCATGTTTTCCAAGGCCTGATAGAAGTGCAGGGCCAGGGGATTGTACATAGTATCTTCCATTCTGAATCCATTGGACATTAAATGAGTGTGAGTATCAATAAATCCAGGCAAGATAAATGAACCATCCACATCAATGATTTGACATTTTTCTGGAGGTTTAATAGAATTCTGGGGGCCAATATCCGTTATAATATTGTTTTCAACTAAAATAGCTCCATTTTGAAGTGGCTCATTTCCATTTCCAGAAATTATGGTTCCATTGATGATGAGTAATGATTTCATGTCGATTACTTCCTTAAAATTATGATAGTTACTAACCTTTCTTTATATCTCTCATGGTTATTGATTTTTTCCTTGAAGGAATATTTATGGATAATTCAAACCAAAATTTGGCCTTAGATTCAAAAAGAAAAAAATATATGGAATATTAAATAAACTAATTATCATATTAAAATTAAAAAGGGGTGAAAAAATGGATATAAACTGGAAAGCCGTTATTATTGGATTTATATTAGCGATTGTCTTAAGTTTCATATTAGGTGCAATCCTCGGAACTTGGGGAGCAATCTTAGGATATTTATTAGCAACTACATATGTTGGTTACTCTATTGGCGGAGAATGGATGAATGGAGCCATTCATGGAGCTCTTGTAGGAGTTATTGCCGGGATTATAGTACTATTATTAGTTCTTATACTTGGAGCCGTCATTGGAGGAGCCGCAGGTCTCACTATGCTAGGCGCAGGATTACTAATGTCAATTGTTTACATTGTACTCTATGCTATAGTAGGAGGCATTGGTGGAGCCATCGGTGTTTTTGTAGCCGAAAGATAATATAACTTTTTTTATTTTTTTAATTCTTATAAATATAATTAAATAAAATTAGTAAATAAAAATTACCTATTCTTTTCAAATATTATTTTTAAATAAACTATTCCATTATCCTGCAGCTTAATCCTTTGCCAATAATTATATGGAATTGTAGAATAATAAAAATATTGTATAAATAATGGTTATTATAAATTAATATAATATATTTAAACTTACTTAATAGGAGTTAAACAAATGGATTCATCTGAAAATGAAAATTTTCTCCCTTTTAATTGGAAAGCAATAGTTATTGGTATTGTATTAACTTTAGTATTGGGATTAATTTTAAGTTATTTATCAAGGGCTTTAAATTTCAATGCAATTGGACTTATAGGCGTAGGGTTCGTCCCACTTTTAATTGGAGGTATTCTAACAGGATATTTAGCTAAAGGTCATCCTATGAATGGCGCTATTCATGGTGGAATTGTAGGGGCCGTTATCTGGCTAATTTACGTTTTATACATTCTTTACCTAAATCAAAGCATTATTCTCCAAATTGTGCAAAGTCTGGCCATGTCACTAATTGGAAATGCTTGTATAGGTATCCTTGGTGGAACAATTGGTTCTTTAATCATGATAGGTCAAATGAAAATAAAAAATAGAAATGAATAAGTGTTTAAAATGACTGATTGGAAAGCCATAATTTTAGGATCATTAATTACCGCCTCATTAACTCTAGCATTAGGCCTTGCAATATTTCCATTGTTCTTTTTGGGACCATTACTAGGTGGTTTTGCTACGATTTATCTTATTACAGAAGGAAAGCCAGATGGGGCCCTTAATGGAGCATTAGCTGGAGTTATTGGTGGTTTAATAATTGGAATTTTATCACTATTAGGGCTGGGAATAATAACTGCATTTATAGGCCTCCTATCAGCCAGTTTAGGAAATTTAGCTGGATTTATTAGTGCATTACTTGGAATACTTTTAACCATCGTCCTGATACTTATAACTGGAGTTTTAGGAGCCATAGGTGGCGTTCTGGCCGAAGCTAACATGAATAACTAAAAATTCTAATAAATATATAAATTTATTAAATAATATTCATTAAATTCTCTTTTTTATTTAATTTTAAACTTAAAAAAAAAAAATTCCCATTTTTTACTGTGATGATAAAAAAATTGATTTAATTAATGGATTAAAATATTCTTATTTCTTTTTCAGTCGTATCCACTTCTATTTCCATTCCAGAAGATACCATATCCATTATATTTCCTTCAATATTATCTACCATAGGTATTTCAGCCATTATAGCACCAGTAGCAATTATTGGTTCTGCTTTAAGACAGATTATGGCCTTAGGTGCTGTTTTACTTTTGGCCATCTGGAAAATAACATAAGAACCCACTGTGGATCCTTTTCCCCCCGGGATAATTAAAATTTTGTCTTTGATGTTTTTTCCATTAAGTTCGTGCTTGGAATCAATAACTTGACCAGTATGGGG is a genomic window of Methanobacteriaceae archaeon containing:
- a CDS encoding amidohydrolase family protein, whose translation is MKSLLIINGTIISGNGNEPLQNGAILVENNIITDIGPQNSIKPPEKCQIIDVDGSFILPGFIDTHTHLMSNGFRMEDTMYNPLALHFYQALENMKLTLEAGVTSVRDAGLADIGVKMASEQGLFPAPRMQISVMPLSISGGHFDFNLNSGFDMKISYPGHPESICDGPDEVRKRSREVLRAGADVLKVMVTGGVMSANDRPEFTQFTVDELKVVVEEAKFRGGIKVMAHAHGSEGIKNAVKAGIYSIEHGTYADKEACQMMAQAGTYLVPTFVVINLNLKKALAGELPEYSRKGAIEIAKVHKENMQMAYELGVKMVAGTDCGVVEHGINLLELDYLCDMGMEPMEAIQAGTKKAAECMGWQDKVGTLEKGKLADIVVLKKDPLDHIASLADNKNILMVIKDGKTFKNILN
- a CDS encoding DUF126 domain-containing protein yields the protein MKTLKCRTISKGQAKGEALVSSEPISFLGGVDPHTGQVIDSKHELNGKNIKDKILIIPGGKGSTVGSYVIFQMAKSKTAPKAIICLKAEPIIATGAIMAEIPMVDNIEGNIMDMVSSGMEIEVDTTEKEIRIF
- a CDS encoding DUF5518 domain-containing protein, producing the protein MTDWKAIILGSLITASLTLALGLAIFPLFFLGPLLGGFATIYLITEGKPDGALNGALAGVIGGLIIGILSLLGLGIITAFIGLLSASLGNLAGFISALLGILLTIVLILITGVLGAIGGVLAEANMNN
- a CDS encoding copper-translocating P-type ATPase; its protein translation is MNHSDEHEMEHGAHEEGENGKCVVCKGQLNEKHRMEGEHIHSSMIEDLKKRFWISLIISIPILILSPTIQGLVGLGDSIRFTGDLYLLFVLSSIVYFYGGYPFFKGFFNEIKSRAPGMDMLISVAITSAYLYSSAVVFGLMGEVFFWELATLIDIMLIGHWLEMRSVMGASRALEELVKLMPSSAHKIIPDGSIIDIPLNELVVGDQVVIKPGEKVPVDGEIIMGSTSIDESMLTGESEPLFKEIGAEVIGGSINGEGSITVEIKKTGKDSFLSKVITLVEEAQASKSKTQNLADRFATGLTIIALSGGFITLLVWLGVSNFGFEFALERAVTVMVIACPHALGLAVPLVVAVSTSLSARNGLLIRNRASFERSRAIDAVIFDKTGTLTEGKFGVTDIVPLSSVYGENDILKYAASLESYSEHPIAKGVVNSSKETFDVEDFKSIPGKGIQGKINTKNVEVVSPGYLKELKINISNEKVDNLLSEGKTIVFLLIEGELKGAIALADIIREESREAIKKFKGMGIQCIMITGDRKEVAEWVSKEIGLDKYYAEVLPQEKAEKVREIQSEGLIVAMTGDGINDAPALVQADVGIAIGAGTDVAIEAGDVVLVRSNPLDAVYIIKLAKSTYKKMFENLAWGAGYNIFAIPIAAGVLYSFGILLTPAAGVILMSLSTIIVAFNSRFLKIEK
- a CDS encoding heavy metal translocating P-type ATPase, translating into MPEKPKKKTDIKISGMGCASCAIKIEKSLDNLEGVQEAQVNLATEKATIEYDPEKLGVGQMEKAVEDAGYVVLKDKAVLKIGGMTCAICVKAIEDVLTKLDGISEVTVNLGAEKAYVTYKNDQVSIEDMKNAIEDLGYQFLGLEGEESQELEEEIRQKDLRSKKYRIIVGFGVSLPLMAMMLLGIPAPFYMPYFMLVVSIIPFIYVSYPIFSAASRALQNRTLDMDVMYSLGIGVAFVSSLLGTFNIILTPEFMFYETALMLAAFLTLGRYLEARAKGRTSTAIKKLIGLQPQNAILIQDGEEREVPIQDIQLGDLILVKPGEKIPADGKVFDGESYVDESMITGEPIPVFKNKGKEVVGGTLNKNGVLKFKTTRIGKDTVLSQIISLVDQAQGSKPPVQRIADKAVTYFIPTVLTVAIVSFVVWYFLMGSTLLFGLTVLISILVVACPCALGLATPTAVTVGIGRGAELGILIKEGESLEVSEQINTVIFDKTGTLTQGSPEVTDIVVFNESDGNSVTEEEVLLWAASVERNSQHPIAEAILIKSRQEGMELKETTKFDTIGGKGVIAKVDNHEILIGNRALFADKDIVLDIKAEESLSNLENDGKTTIIIGQNHKIIGLIAVADTIKKTTALAIREFNNMGLETVMITGDNSKTAQAVANQIGISKVLSEVLPYEKAQEVSKIQSEGKKVAFIGDGINDAPALAQADVGIAIGSGTDVAIESGEIVLINNEPIDAVASIQLSKKVMGRIKLNIFWAFAYNIILIPVAAGLLYPSFGITFRPEYAGLAMALSSVTVVSLSLLLKGYVPDAKKLAMTSKNTDD
- a CDS encoding DUF5518 domain-containing protein; this encodes MDINWKAVIIGFILAIVLSFILGAILGTWGAILGYLLATTYVGYSIGGEWMNGAIHGALVGVIAGIIVLLLVLILGAVIGGAAGLTMLGAGLLMSIVYIVLYAIVGGIGGAIGVFVAER
- a CDS encoding DUF5518 domain-containing protein, with amino-acid sequence MDSSENENFLPFNWKAIVIGIVLTLVLGLILSYLSRALNFNAIGLIGVGFVPLLIGGILTGYLAKGHPMNGAIHGGIVGAVIWLIYVLYILYLNQSIILQIVQSLAMSLIGNACIGILGGTIGSLIMIGQMKIKNRNE